The window AACCTCGTTTCCTTATTTCGGGTGTTTGGATACAATTATTACCGTCAATGTGGAGGGTTCGGAAAACGCTCCAGGAAAGCGGACGGGAACCGCGCCCGGCCTGGACGTAGCCGAGGGAGCCCGATCACCCACTCATGACCACACAGAACGAACCACTCACGAGACCGCACGAATCACACAACCGGTTCGACGATGCCGTACTGGATGCATTACTCGCCGAACTCAGAACCGACGAAGGCGGTGCCAAACGGGACGCGCTCAGGCGCGCGCTGAACATCGACGCCAGCACCAGCAACGAAGTACGACTCGACACTGTCGAGTCGACGCTGCTCGAACTCGAATCCTACACCGACGCACTGGCCGACTTCCTGGATGAGAACGGGACGGCAGAGACCGTCCTCGCCGACGTTCAGGACGGGCTCGAGGAAACGACCGCGGCGATCGACGTGCTTCGCGAGGCAACGGACGACCTCGAGTCCACGGACGAGACGCTCGCGATTCGAATCGACACGCTCGGGGAGACGGTAGCCGAGGTCGGATCGACGCTCGACCCGCTCGAGGACGCGGTTGCCGACCTGCGATCGGCGTTCGACACGGTACGTGACGAGGTCGGGGCGTCGATCGACGACGTTGACGCTACAATCGAGACGCTTGCTGACGATCTGCAGGAGACGACCGAACGGCTGGAACAGGTCGAACGCGATCAGGCGGCGATCGACGATCGGATCGACCTCGTCGACGACCGGAGAGCAGCCGACCGGGCGGAACTCGAAGCCCAACTCAATGCGCGTGTGGCGGACGTCACCGATCGCCTCGATGGACTCGAGGCTGACCTCCACTCACATCTCGATCTCCGGCTCAGCGAGTTTCGCCAGGAAGTCCGTGCGGAACTCGCCGACCAGGAGGCGTTGCTCGCGAACGATCTCGAGGAAACGGTCGAGACCCGTGTCGAGAAACGAGTCGAGGAGACGGAGACCACACTCGAGCAACAGCTGGCAGAAACCGAGGCCGACCTCCACGACCGCGTCGACGATACCGGCGACCGGCTACAGTCGGTCGTCGACGACCTCGAGGCGGACTTCCAGCACGAGATTGAGACCGTCGTGGATGACTTCGAGGGTGACCTGGAAACCGTCGAAGCGGATCTCGAGGACACAGTGGACGACCGACTCGAGGCGGTCGATGCCACCCTGGACGATGAAACCGAGGCGCTCGATGAGCGGATCGCCGACCTCGAGGCGGCGAAAGCCGAGGCCGAGGCGTGGCGGTCGTCGTTGCAGTCGGCCTTCGGTTCCGAGTGAACGCGAGCCACACGGCCGCCCACTCCGATGCCGTGACCTTTAAGCGGTCGTCACACACCTGTGGGGGTATGAAAGCGACGGCGATGGCCCACCCGATCCAGGGTCTCATCAAGTACCACGGGATGCGCGACGACATCGAGCGACTCCCGTATCACGACAGCATCAGCGTCTGCACCGCGCCGAGTCACACCCGCACCACCGTCGAGTTCTCGATGGACTACGACGAGGACGTCTACGTCGTCGACGGCGAGGAACTCGAGGGTCGCGGCTTCGAGCGCCTCGAGGCGGTCGTCGACAAGGCGCGCAACATGTCCGACGCGGCTCACACCGTCTACCCCGTCCGCATCGAGAGCGAGAACAGCTTCCCTTCGAACGTCGGCCTCGGCTCGTCGTCGTCCGGCTTCGCGGCGGCCGCTAGAGCCCTCGCGGAGGCCGCGGAACTCGACGCCTCCCTCCAGGACATCTCGACCATCGCCCGCGTCGGCTCGGCGTCGGCCGCGCGTTCGGTGACCGGGGCGTTCTCCCAGCTGTACACCGGCCTGAACGACGAGGACTGTCGGTCCCGACGCGTCCCGAGCAACCTCCACGAGGAGCTGAAGATCGTCGTCGGCCTCGTTCCGTACCACAAGGAGACCGAGGACGCCCACGACGAGGCCGCGGACAGCCACATGTTCCAGGCGCGAAACGCCCACATCCACGGCCAGATCGCGAAGATGCGCGACGCCCTCCGCAACGACGACTTCGACCGGGCGTTCGAACTCGCGGAACACGATTCGCTGTCGCTGGCGGCGACGACGATGACCGGCCCCGAGGGCTGGGTGTACTGGCAACCCGCCACGCTGGCCATCTTCAACAAGGTTCGCGAACTCCGCGAGGAAGAAGACATCCCGGCGTACTTCTCGACAGATACCGGTGCCAGCGTCTACGTCAACACCACCGAGGAACACGCCGAAACGGTCGAGGAGGCCATCGCCGAGACCGGCGTCTCGACCACCACGTGGGGCGTCGGCGGCCCAGCGCGGTTACTCGAGGACGAGGACGACCACCTGTTCTAGAACCCACCTTTTGCACTGTCGTCCGGAAGACGCGACGCGTCTTCCGTGATCACGAGACGGCTGCGCCGTCTCGAACGACGTTCTGGCTCACCACCGGCAGCGTTGCTGCCGTACGGATCGCCGTCACTCGGCAAAAGCTGGACCAAAAGCATTCCTCGCTCCCGGTGGTCGCTCGTCAGCACGCTCATTCACTGCGTTCATTCGCGGTGAAAGTCGGTGTACTTTCCTGCCCTTCCCTGGGTCGCGAACCGTCGCCAGCGGGGGCGACGGTTCACTCCCGGCCACCACTGCGGCTGCTGTTTCGTTTCCGGTCAGTGCCGTTTGTACGATTCGGTTTCCTCCAGCCTCGAGCAACTCACCACCGCCGTCACTCGAGCACACTGGAACTTTACCCCTCGCGTCCCAACCACCGGTATGGACGTCCTCGTACTCGGCGCAGGATACGCCGGGCTGACACTCACGCGGCTCCTCGAGCGTGAGATTCCGGACGACGTCGACATTACCCTGGTCGATGAGTCCCCAGCCCATCTGATCCAGCACGAACTCCACCGAGCGATCCGCCGACCTGATGTGGCAGACGAGATCACGATCCCACTGGCGGACGCGGTCGACCGAGCGGCCGTCCGAACTGCTCGCGTCGAGAGTGTTGACACGGACGACCGATCTGTCCACCTCGAGTCCACGGACGAAACGCTCGAATACGACGTGTGTGCCATCTGTCTCGGCGCCGAAACCGCCTTCCACGGCCTCGAGACCGTCCGCGAGCACGCGATCCCGCTGAAACGACTCCATCACGCCGAAATGATTCGGGAGCGAACGCTCGAGTCTCTGGAACGATATCACGCGGGTGAAACCGCCCACCTCGTCGTCGGCGGTGCCGGTCTCTCCGGGATCCAGGTCGCCGGCGAACTCGCCGCCGTGCTCGAGGAGGACGGAATCGATCTCGCATCCACCGACCGGGCATCGGTCACGCTCCTGGAACAGTTCGACACCGTTGCCCCGTCGTTCCCGCCCGAATTCCAGCGCGCGGTAACTGACACGCTCGAAGGCCAGGGTGTCACCCTTCGACCGAATGCGACCGTGATTGGGGCGGATGCGAGATCAGTCACTGTCGAGCTATCAGGTGATGGGAGGCAGTCGGAGACGCTGCCGGCAGACGTCCTCGTCTGGACTGGGGGCATCCGCGGCCCGGCGGCCCTCGACGGCGAGCGACCGGTCGTCAGACGCGACCTTCGTCTCGAAGATCGCACGTTCGTCGTCGGTGACGCCGCACGCGTCGTCGACACCCACGGTGAAGCTGTCCCGGCGAGCGCCCAATCGGCGGTCAGGGAGGCCCGCGCCGTCGCGGAAAACGTCGCCCGACTCGTCGACTACGAGCGCGAAGGCGGCCTGTTCGAGCCGCGACTCGAAGGCTTTCGATTCGAGTCTCCCGGCTGGCTCGTCTCGGTGGGTGACGACGCGGTCGCCCAGGTTGGCCCATCGGTGTTCACCGGCAACGCGGCGAAGGCCCTCAAAACGACCGTCGGCGTCGGTTACCTCTCCTCGGTCGGTGCGATCCGGGAGGCAGTCGACCTCGTCCAGCGGGAGTTCGTCGAGGACGCCGAGCGGGGCGACTCTTCCTCGAGACGGTAAAAAATTCGAC of the Natronosalvus vescus genome contains:
- the mvaD gene encoding phosphomevalonate decarboxylase MvaD, producing the protein MKATAMAHPIQGLIKYHGMRDDIERLPYHDSISVCTAPSHTRTTVEFSMDYDEDVYVVDGEELEGRGFERLEAVVDKARNMSDAAHTVYPVRIESENSFPSNVGLGSSSSGFAAAARALAEAAELDASLQDISTIARVGSASAARSVTGAFSQLYTGLNDEDCRSRRVPSNLHEELKIVVGLVPYHKETEDAHDEAADSHMFQARNAHIHGQIAKMRDALRNDDFDRAFELAEHDSLSLAATTMTGPEGWVYWQPATLAIFNKVRELREEEDIPAYFSTDTGASVYVNTTEEHAETVEEAIAETGVSTTTWGVGGPARLLEDEDDHLF
- a CDS encoding NAD(P)/FAD-dependent oxidoreductase; translated protein: MDVLVLGAGYAGLTLTRLLEREIPDDVDITLVDESPAHLIQHELHRAIRRPDVADEITIPLADAVDRAAVRTARVESVDTDDRSVHLESTDETLEYDVCAICLGAETAFHGLETVREHAIPLKRLHHAEMIRERTLESLERYHAGETAHLVVGGAGLSGIQVAGELAAVLEEDGIDLASTDRASVTLLEQFDTVAPSFPPEFQRAVTDTLEGQGVTLRPNATVIGADARSVTVELSGDGRQSETLPADVLVWTGGIRGPAALDGERPVVRRDLRLEDRTFVVGDAARVVDTHGEAVPASAQSAVREARAVAENVARLVDYEREGGLFEPRLEGFRFESPGWLVSVGDDAVAQVGPSVFTGNAAKALKTTVGVGYLSSVGAIREAVDLVQREFVEDAERGDSSSRR